In a genomic window of Gossypium arboreum isolate Shixiya-1 chromosome 9, ASM2569848v2, whole genome shotgun sequence:
- the LOC108457265 gene encoding V-type proton ATPase subunit a1, which translates to MEKFIDNLSPMDLMRSEKMSLVQLIIPVESAHRAVSYLGELGLLQFRDLNAEKSPFQRTFVNQVKRCGEMSRKLRFFKDQIIKAGLLSSIHPVVEPDVELEELEMQLAEHEHELIEMNSNSEKLRQTYNELLEFKMVLLKAGSFLVSNNNQAVAKERELSENVYSSDRYVEASSLLEQQMRTADQSGLRFISGIIFQSKALRFERMLFRATRGNMLFNQAPADEEIMDPLSAEMVKKTVFVVFFSGEQARTKILKICEAFGANCYPVPEDFSKQRQITREILSRLSELETTLDAGIRHQNKALTSIGYHLTQWMSMIRREKAVYDTLNMLNFDVTKKCLVGEGWCPVFAKAKVQEALQRATFDSNSQVGSIFHVMDAVESPPTYFRTNHFTNAYQEIVDAYGIARYQEANPAVYTVVTFPFLFAVMFGDWGHGICLLLGAVVLIARESRLSTQKLGSFMAMLFEGRYVLLLMSLFSIYCGLIYNEFFSVPFHIFGGSAYKCRDATCSDAHSAGLIKFRDPYPFGVDPSWRGSRSELPFLNSLKMKMSILLGVAQMNLGIILSYFNARFFHSSLDTRYQFVPQLIFLNSLFGYLSLLIIIKWCTGSQADLYHVMIYMFLSPTDDLGENELFWGQRPLQIVLLLLALVAVPWMLFPKPFILKKLHSERFQGRNYGMLVSSEFDPDVEPDSARQHHEEFNFSEVFVHQMIHSIEFVLGAVSNTASYLRLWALSLAHSELSTVFYEKILLLAWGYDNVVIRLIGLAVFAFATAFILLMMETLSAFLHALRLHWVEFQNKFYHGDGYKFKPFSFALIAEDDD; encoded by the exons CTAAACGCTGAGAAAAGCCCATTCCAACGAACATTTGTTAATCAG GTGAAGCGTTGTGGAGAAATGTCAAGAAAGCTACGTTTTTTCAAAGATCAAATTATTAAAGCTGGTCTACTCTCCTCAATACACCCTGTTGTGGAGCCAGATGTGGAattggaggaattagag ATGCAACTTGCCGAGCATGAACATGAGCTAATTGAAATGAACTCCAACAGTGAAAAACTTCGACAAACATACAATGAACTCCTGGAGTTCAAGATGGTTTTGCTAAAG GCCGGTAGTTTTCTTGTGTCAAATAATAACCAGGCAGTTGCCAAGGAAAGGGAATTAAGTGAGAATGTATACTCTAGTGATCGTTATGTCGAGGCATCGTCATTACTTGAACAG CAAATGAGGACAGCAGACCAGTCTGGGTTGAGATTCATCAGTGGGATTATTTTTCAATCTAAGGCTCTTAGATTTGAGAGGATGTTATTTCGTGCTACCAGAGGCAATATGCTTTTTAATCAGGCACCAGCTGATGAAGAAATCATGGATCCTTTATCTGCTGAAATG GTAAAAAAAACAGTATTTGTAGTTTTTTTCTCTGGGGAACAAGCTAGAacaaagattttaaaaatttgtgAAGCATTTGGAGCTAATTGCTATCCTGTTCCTGAAGACTTCAGTAAACAAAGGCAAATAACTAGAGAA ATCTTGTCACGTCTTTCTGAATTGGAAACCACATTGGATGCTGGCATTCGCCATCAAAATAAAGCTCTGACTTCAATTGGTTACCATCTAACACAATGGATGAGCATG ATACGAAGGGAGAAAGCTGTATATGATACgttgaacatgttgaattttgatGTTACTAAGAAATGTCTTGTTGGGGAAGGATGGTGCCCTGTATTTGCAAAAGCTAAG gtTCAAGAAGCATTGCAACGGGCAACATTTGATAGCAATTCGCAAGTTGGTTCAATTTTTCATGTGATGGATGCTGTAGAATCACCTCCAACATATTTTAGAACCAACCATTTTACAAATGCATATCAGGAGATTGTTGATGCATATGG TATTGCTAGATATCAGGAGGCAAATCCTGCAGTTTACACTGTTGTTACTTTTCCATTTCTCTTTGCGGTGATGTTTGGTGACTGGGGTCATGGAATATGCTTGTTATTAGGAGCAGTGGTCCTCATAGCTCGAGAAAGCCGACtcagcacacag AAACTTGGAAGCTTTATGGCGATGCTATTTGAGGGGCGCTATGTGCTCCTTTTAATGTcacttttttcaatttattgTGGGTTGATTTACAATGAATTCTTCTCCGTTCCCTTTCACATATTTGGTGGTTCTGCCTACAAATGCCGAGATGCTACCTGCAG TGATGCACACTCTGCTGGTTTAATCAAATTTCGTGATCCATACCCATTTGGTGTAGATCCAAGTTGGCGTGGAAGTCGTTCAGAGTTGCCTTTTCTTAACTCTCTTAAAATGAAGATGTCAATTTTGCTGGGTGTGGCCCAGATGAACCTAGGAATCATATTAAGTTATTTCAATGCACGCTTTTTCCACAGCTCCCTGGATACTAG GTATCAGTTTGTACCTCAGTTGATATTTCTTAACTCCCTTTTTGGCTATCTTTCACTTCTCATTATAATCAAGTGGTGCACTGGTTCTCAAGCGGACCTTTATCATGTGATGATCTATATGTTTCTGAGTCCCACTGATGATCttggtgaaaatgagttgttcTGGGGCCAGAGACCACTTCAG ATTGTATTGCTTCTATTGGCATTAGTTGCTGTTCCATGGATGTTGTTTCCTAAGCCTTTTATTTTGAAGAAGCTTCATTCTGAG AGATTTCAAGGTCGCAACTACGGCATGCTTGTCTCTTCTGAATTTGATCCTGATGTGGAACCTGATTCAGCACGGCAACATCATGAGGAGTTCAACTTTAGTGAGGTTTTTGTACACCAAATGATACATTCCATCGAGTTTGTTCTAGGTGCTGTCTCAAACACTGCATCATATCTTCGGCTGTGGGCTTTAAG CTTGGCACACTCTGAATTATCGACAGTTTTCTATGAGAAAATCTTACTACTTGCCTGGGG GTATGACAACGTTGTGATTCGATTAATTGGGCTAGCAGTTTTTGCGTTTGCAACTGCTTTCATACTACTCATGATGGAGACCCTTAGTGCCTTCCTACACGCCTTGCGTCTTCACTGGGtagaatttcaaaataaattctaCCATGGTGATGGATACAAGTTCAAACCTTTCTCG